From a single Miscanthus floridulus cultivar M001 chromosome 8, ASM1932011v1, whole genome shotgun sequence genomic region:
- the LOC136469433 gene encoding uncharacterized mitochondrial protein AtMg00810-like — translation MYVDDLIVTGARAEDIDRFKCEMAARFRMSDLSALMLGQSAYASKLLEWSGMAKCKPYVTLMEERLKLTKASTTVKVDATLYWSFVGGLRYLVHMRSDIVFAVGYVSHFMEDPREDHWVAMKRLLRYVKGTVDQGIVFPKTDGSRLQLTVFNDVDMAGTLMDGGAPLACSFSSSQLQFYACR, via the coding sequence atgtatgtggatgacttgatcgtcaccggcgcacgtgcggaggacatcgatagaTTCAAgtgcgagatggcggctcgttttcgaatgagtgatctcagcgcgctcatgctcggtcagagcgcgtatgcctcaaaGCTGTTGGAGTGGAGTGGCATGGCTAAGTGCAAGCCGTATGTAACTCTGATGGAGGAGCGATTGAAACTAACAAAGGCTAGTACCAcggtgaaggtagatgcaacactctactggagctttgtcggcggtctgcgctacctagtccacatgaggtcgGACATTGTGTTTGCTGTGGGCTATGTTAGccacttcatggaggatccccgagaggatcactgggttgCGATGAAGCGgttgctgcgctacgtcaaggggacagtGGATCAGGGAATCGTCTTTCCCAAGACCGATGGAAGCAGGCTACAACTCACTGTGTTCAACGATGTAGACATGGCGGGGACATTGatggacggcggagcacctctagcgtgctcgtTTTCCTCGAGTCAGCTCCAATTTTATGCTTGTcgttga